DNA sequence from the Perca fluviatilis chromosome 4, GENO_Pfluv_1.0, whole genome shotgun sequence genome:
gAGGGTAAAGAAGAAGGCTAATTTACACGAGGACGGCAACGAAAATGTCTACATGTAAAGACAAAAAGATTCAGGAACTTCTGTCAGTAAGGGCTGGCACCGAAATCGtcagacaaattcaaggaaTAAGAGACTTGGTTGTTAAATTACAAACGGCTCCTTGACCGCGGTGCAATCTGCTTCATGTCCTGTCACTGTCTACCCAGGCGCCAACCCCCATCTATACAAAACAGAGTATTTATTAATCTCAGTGAGTTTGTGTGAAAGAGGGGAATCATAACAAAGGTGACAGAGGAGAGGTCATAGGACACCTTGCCTCCAGGCATACAGCAGAGAGATCCAACTTTATAATGCAGTTAAATGAATTCTTCACACAGTATTTTCACACTGAATAACTAGGCCAAAATATGGTGCTTCTGGTGTGGCccaaattataaaaaagaaatacagaaaacaactacaactattattttctCTGTAAAACAATTAAACTAAACCACTTATAGGAAGAAGTTGTGCCATTTAAATATCAAAAGGGTGCTGAGGAAGAAAAATTATAAAGATTTGTTAGTTTATTGGACAATTATGAATAATTAACCAATCATAACACGTTTCCAACATCAGTATAATTGTAATCATAATGGTTCAACCCTGATCTGTGTCTCGGGTTAGGCTACATGTTGTGCATCATTTTCTCAAAAAGCTAAAATTTAAAAGGATTTGTTTActaaagcaaaaaataaattaaaaaagatcCACATTAATTGTGTCCTTAGTgcacacacagagctgtgtaGTATCTGGGCATCTTTTGTATTCAACGACCGTCCTTATTTGGCGAGCTCTAAGTGAGGCAAACAAAATGCCACGAGTATTTGTGCTGGTAGATAAATGCCACACTTCAGCCCATTACTCACACTGGCAGCCCCAAATAAGCTGTAGCGTACTGAAGTATGTGGGCAGGCTGTCTTAATGATCATTTGAAATTCAAAGTGGTTttcataaattatttaaatttctcaacaaaaaaaagaaaaaaaatcacaaaaatgcATCTATTAACATCAGAAATGATTTTTTCGTGTATTTAATCAATACAAATACAGTTTAGCAATAGGAGAGATACAGGATGCTTACAGTGGgtacatgtgtatgtattacgtgtgtgtgtgtgtgtgtgtgtgtgtgtgtgtgtgtgtgtgtgtgtgtgtgtgtgtgtgtgtgtgtgtgtgtgtgtgtgcgtgtgcatatgTCTACTACTCACCCCAACGTCGTCATGGTGACAATAGTATACCAGAAGGAAGCTGGGATGCTGGTGAACTTGGTGGAGCTGGAGCCCTTCTCTGCGTAGAACATGACCGTGGCGAAGATGATGATGGCCATGGTGagtgagaagaggaggaagcccAGCTCTGAAGCACAACTCTTCAGTGTATAACCCAGGATCCGCAGGCCCTGCGAGTGACGGGAGAACTTGAAGATACGAAACACTCGAAACACGCGTAGCGTCACAAAGGCACCGCTCACGTCCTCGTTGTTGGACATCACCAGGCCAATGTAGTACGGCAAGATGGCCACCACGTCGATGATGCTCATCACTGAACGCATGAAAAGGTAGCGGCTAGGCGCGGCAAACAGGCGCATCAGATACTCCACTGTAAATATCATGACGCAGGCGGTGTCCATGCAAAAGAACGCCACCGTGTAGCGTTCACCACATGGCATGTCTTTCTGGTTGGCTGTGGAACCACAGGGCACCGTCTCCACAACATTTGTGATTACCGAGATGGCTATGAAGAAACCAGTGACATAGTAGAAGACCAGGGCCATGGTAGAGGTGTGGGGGTTCTCAAAGGCCCGCCACATGGTCTCCCTGAAGTTCATGTGGGGCAGCTTCATGTCCTTGTTCTCCTCCTGATCATCCTGCAGCCTCTCTATattctccctctttctgtccttgtACTCTTCGTAGCAGCAGTCACCGATGATCTCAGGGATGATGCCAAAAAAGATCAACTCCTCATCATAGGCTGAGATGCACTGTTGGCGGGGGTAGTGAAGCTTCCCTGTCCGGTAGAAGTTGAGGATGCTCCTGAAGGCATCAGGGTCTCGGTCAAAGAAGTACTCCTTGATGTCCTCATTGTAAAAGAAGTCTTTTTCAGAGCTGCCCAGCAGGGTGTCAGGGTAGCGGTCCAGAGTGGTTCTCCAGGTCTGAAAGCGACGGCCGCTGACATTGAGAATGATCAGCTCGTCCTGTCTCTTACTGTTGTCCATCGGTGAAACA
Encoded proteins:
- the LOC120557287 gene encoding potassium voltage-gated channel subfamily D member 3-like, which encodes MATAAWLPFARAAAIGWMPVANCPMPVSPMDNSKRQDELIILNVSGRRFQTWRTTLDRYPDTLLGSSEKDFFYNEDIKEYFFDRDPDAFRSILNFYRTGKLHYPRQQCISAYDEELIFFGIIPEIIGDCCYEEYKDRKRENIERLQDDQEENKDMKLPHMNFRETMWRAFENPHTSTMALVFYYVTGFFIAISVITNVVETVPCGSTANQKDMPCGERYTVAFFCMDTACVMIFTVEYLMRLFAAPSRYLFMRSVMSIIDVVAILPYYIGLVMSNNEDVSGAFVTLRVFRVFRIFKFSRHSQGLRILGYTLKSCASELGFLLFSLTMAIIIFATVMFYAEKGSSSTKFTSIPASFWYTIVTMTTLGYGDMVPKTIAGKIFGSICSLSGVLVIALPVPVIVSNFSRIYHQNQRADKRRAQKKARLARIRISKSGSTNTFLHNKRNGLLNEMLELTDTEEDEQKRTKSTSLLQSQHHHLLHCLEKTTAHEFVDEQMYEQNCLETVLQTYPSPSPSISSSVGTCCGRRVKKNTPLPNASLPSTYPVPSNQCPLQELSAIHIQCGDPSSHTASRSNLNLKTNESGRINCKGGRITTAIISLPSPPALTPDADGLRGPPQRRPLQPPGHPAALSIQTTTSSAGTNIVKVSAL